The genomic stretch GCAGCGTGCAGGAACTCCTCGGGCACGCCTCGATGGCGACCACGCAGATCTACACCCACGTCTCCGCGGATCGGCTGCGTAAGGTCTACCAACAAGCACATCCACGCGCGTAGGTGTTCTGTCCACCGGGGTCCAGCCCCCGGCGACTCGGGTGTGCCGGAGGCAACTGAGCGTGGGACGTACGTCCGCCCTGGTGAGCGTGGCACAATCGCCCGTCGTGACCTGGGACGTGACGGCGATGACCGGTGAGGCGCCGACGGCGAAGTCAGATCCGGCAGGCTCGCCCGACTGGGGAGACACCCGGGCGGCATGGGACCTCGATCCCGAGGTCGCGCACCTCAACCACGGGTCCTTCGGCGCCGTCCCGCGGACGGTTCGAGCCGCCCAGGCCCGGTGGCGCGACCTGTCCGACGCGAACCCGATGAACTACTACCGCGAGATCCGCATCCCTGCCGTCCAGGCCGCTCGGGTGCGCGCCGCGGCCTTCCTCGGTGCCGCGCCGGACTCCCTGGGGCTGGTCGGCAACGCGACCGCGGGTGTGAGCACGGTGCTCGCGTCGTTCCCGCTCGGACCGGACGACGAGGTGATCCTGACCGACCACAGCTACGGAGCGGTGACCCTCGCCGCTCACCGCTGGGCACGTTCGGCGGGCGCACGCGTCGTGACGGCCCCGGTGGATCTGCTCGCCTCCGACGAGGAGGTGACCAGCGCCGTCCTCGCCGCGTTCACCAGCCGGACGCGCCTGCTGATCATCGACCACATCACGTCCCAGACAGCGCGGCTGTTCCCGGTCGCGGCTCTCGCCGCCGCCGCGACGGAACGAGGCGTCGCGACCCTGGTCGACGGCGCGCACGTACCGGGGATGCTGCCGGTCCAGGTCGAGCGGCTCGGAGCCGACTTCTGGGTGGGCAACTTCCACAAGTGGGCATTCGCCCCGCGCGGGGTGGCCGGCCTGTGGATCGCCCAGCCGTGGCGCGACCGGATCCGTCCGCTGGTCGCGTCCTGGAGCGAGGAACACGAGTTCCCGGCCGCGTTCGACCAGCAGGGGACCGCGGACGACTCTGCCTGGCTGGCCGTTCCCGACGCCCTCGACTTCTTCACCGCCTGGCAGCCGCAGCGGCTGCGCGACCACAACAACGCGCTCGCGGCGTACGGACAGCAGGTGGTGGGCGCCGCCCTCGGCGTCGCACCGGAAGCCGGCGGAGGTGCGCCCGAGTTGTCCATGCGGATCATTCCGTTGCCGGCGGGAGTGGCCACCGACCAGGAAGGCGCGCACGCACTGTCCGGCCGCATCGCGAAGGACCTGCGCATCGAGGTGGCGGTCACCTGCTGGCGTGAACGCGGCTTCGTGCGGGTCTCGGCCCAGGCGTACAACGCGGCCGAGGAGTACGAACGCCTCGCGACCGGCCTCGCCCACCTCCTGGGCTGAGCACCGCCGGACCCTGCCTGGTCAGGCGGCTCGCCCGGACCGGCGGCGCATCGAGGCGAGGTCCACGACCGGTGCCGGCCGTCGTCTCCGGGACGGTGCCGGCCCGAGCGCGGAGCCGAACGCCGGGGCGGGCGGCGCAGAGGGCGGCCGGGGCGGCAGCGGTGGCCGGACCATCGGGGCGCCGCTGCGACGGACCAGCAGACCCGCCGCGACCGCACCGGCGAGGGCACCTGCCGCGGGAGCCATGACAGTGGTGAGCAGCGTCGGCATCCCGGTCCTCGAGGCGCCGAGCCGGCGGTCCTGGCCGGCCGTGTCATCGGCACGCGGGGACGGTGTCGCGAGCGAGGACAGCGCCATCGGTATCGCTGCTGGAGAGAACTCGGCCCCTCGGACGTACTTCGGCCGCGTGGCCCCGGTCCCCGGGGCTGACTCGCCCCTTCGGGCGGGCTCGTCCGGTGGGGAGGGCACGCTCGGCGAGTTCGCCGCCGGCCGGATGGCGGAAGGTGGCGGAAGGGTGAACGGGGTCCAGCGCACGTTCGTCAGCAACGATGCTGCCGCCGGACCCGACGAGCTCGACGAAGCCGAGGGGCCCGACGGGCCGGCTACCAGCGTGGCCGTCGTGGTCGGTGCTGCCGACGCAGGGCCTAGATCTCGGCGGTCCCCGCGACCGGCTCGGTGTGGCCGCAGGGCCGGCGCCACCGCCTCGGTGGACCGGTGCCCGTCGAGGGGGAGCAGGCGCGGCGGGCCGGTACCGAGCAGCGACAGCGGGTCGAGGTAGTCGTCGCCGCGAAGTAGCCCCCAGTGCAGGCACGTTCGCGGCGCACAGTGACCGCCGGCCGTACGCAGCAGGCCCACCTCGGTGCCCGCGTCGACGTGGGCACCGACCGAGACCTCCGGGGTCACCGGTTGGTAGGTCGTACGGAGGTCTCCGTGCCGGACCGTGACCATTCCGCGCCCGGCGAGGAGACCGGCGTAGGTGACCACGCCCGCACCGGCGGCGCGGACCGGCTGACCGTCAGAGCCCAGCAGATCGACACCGCGGTGCCCCCGGCCCCACGGTGCGTCGGGCGGATCGAAGCGACGGACGATCTCCGGGCGCGGTGACAGCGGCCACACCCAGCGTGACGGGGCCGCGGCCGAGGCCGCCGCAGACGCATGAGTGGAAGACGTCGCGAACGCCACCGCGGACGCGGCTGCCGCGTCCGCCAGAAGCACCACGAGCGCCAGGCCGGCCGTGATCAACAGGGCGGTGCGGCGTGGGACCGCCGGACGTGCGGAAAAGAGGTGGGAGGGAGTCATGGGCTGATCGTTTCGGGCGGCGGGAGGCCCTGCCCGAAGGAACGCAGCCACTGTGGACGGGGCCGCCGGTCGGGAGGCTGTGGACGAAATCGGCCGCCCGGACGCGGCGCCGGGACCAACTCCGGCGATCGAGTACACTTCACCGGGCAATCCGTCTACCCGCCGTCTCGGAGTACGCCACCGCGTAGCCCGGGCCGGTGCTGGGCCTGCCGGTCCGAACGGGTTGCACGGCACAGCAAGCACGACGAAGCACCACAATTCGATATCAGCGACATCACCGATATCAGACCAACACATTACGCACGCCCGCTCTCCAAGTCGTTCCGACGACGCGGGCACACCTCTCGGTCCCTGCGGGCATGAAGCCAGGCGGGGCTTGGGTGTGCGCGGGCGTCAGGGGCACGACCAACCGGGTCGAGGCCACCGAACCGAGAGCGCGCTCCCACGGAGCGCAGAGGAGGACATACGGCCATGGCCGTCGTCACGATGAGGCAGCTGCTCGAGAGCGGCGTTCACTTCGGACACCAGACCCGGCGCTGGAACCCGAAGATGAAGCGCTACATCTTCACCGAGCGCAACGGCATCTACATCATCGACCTGCAGCAGTCGCTGTCGTACATCGATCGTGCGTACCAGTACGTCAAGGACACCGTGGAGCACGGCGGCTCGATCCTTTTCGTGGGTACGAAGAAGCAGGCCCAGGAGGCCATCGCCGAGCAGGCGACCCGGGTCGGGATGCCCTATGTCAACCAGCGCTGGCTGGGCGGCATGCTCACCAACTTCCAGACCGTCTACAAGCGGCTGCAGCGCCTCAAGGAGCTCGAGGAGCTCGACTTCGACGACGTGGCCGGCTCGGGCATGACCAAGAAGGAGCTCCTGCAGCTTCGCCGCGAGCGGGACAAACTCGACCGCACCCTCGGCGGTATCCGCCGGATGCAGCGGCTGCCCAGCGCGGTGTGGATCGTCGACACCAAGAAGGAGCACCTCGCCGTCGACGAGGCCAAGAAGCTCGGCATCCCGGTCATCGCGATCCTGGACACCAACTGCGACCCCGACGAAGTCGACTTCCCGATCCCGGGCAACGACGACGCGATCCGTTCGGTCTCGCTGCTCACCCGGATCATCTCCGACGCGGTCGCCGACGGGCTGATGGCCCGTGCCGGTGGTGGCGAGGAGACGCAGGTCGGCGCCGAGCTCGGTGCCGAGGAGCCGCTGCCGGAGTGGGAGCGGGAGCTCTTGGCGCGCTCGGAGGCCGAGGCCGCCGCAGGTGGCGAGGGTGAGAAGGCCGTGAACGGCGGGCAGGCTGCCGCGAGCACCGAGTCGGCGACCCCCGAGGCTGCGACCCCCGAGGCTGCGAGCACCGAGGCCGCCAGCACCGAGCAGGCCGCTCCGGCGCAGGCCACGGCCACCGCCGACGCTCCGGCCGGCGAGTCCGACGGCAACGCCTGAGCTCGGCAGCGCAAGCCGCCCGAGTTCGAGGCATCCACTGACGCCCACTGAGCAAGAGAGCGATCCACTTCAGATGAGCACCATCACAGCAGCCGACGTGAAGCGGCTCCGGGAAGCCACCGGGGCCGGGATGATGGACTGCAAGAACGCCCTTCAGGAAGCCGACGGCGACTTCGAGCGCGCCGTCGAGGTTCTGCGGGTCAAGGGCGCGGCCAAGGCCGCCAAGCGCGGAGCCGAGCGCACCGCCGCCAACGGCATCGTCGTCGCCAAGGACGGCGCCCTGGTCGAGCTCAACTGCGAGACCGACTTCGTGGCCAAGAACGAACAGTTCCAGGCGCTGGGCGCCGAGCTCGCCGCTGCCGCTGCCGGCTCGAAGGCCGACTCCGCTCCGGCGCTGGCCGCGGCGACGCTTCCCGACGGCAAGACCGCCAACGAGGCGGTCGACGCCCTCGCCGCGGTGATCGGTGAGAAGCTCGCGATCGGCCGCGTTGCGGTCTTCGACGGGCCGACCGCCGTCTACCTCCACCGGCGCGCCACCGACCTGCCGCCGCAGGTCGGCGTTCTCCTCGAGTACGAAGGTGCCGACGAGGAGGCCGCGAAGAGCGCGGCGATGCAGGTTGCCGCGATGCGCCCGCAGTACGCCATCCGCGACGACGTACCCGCAGAGGTCGTCGAGAGCGAGCGGCGGATCGCCGAGGAGACCGCCCGCTCCGAGGGCAAGCCCGAGCAGGCGCTCCCGCGCATCGTCGAGGGCCGGGTCAACGGCTTCTTCAAGGACGCGGTTCTGGTGGAGCAGCCCTCCGTCCACGACCAGCACAAGACGGTCGGCCAGCTCCTCAGCGACGCCGGGGTCACCGTGAAGCGCTTCGTGCGCTTCGAGGTCGGCCAGTCCTGAGCCGTCCAGTCGCACCGGCGGGGTGCGCGCCCCGTACCCCGCCGGTGCGACTGACCTCAACCCTCACTGGAGGCGGGATCGTGAAGGCCGTACCGAAGGAAACCTGCCGATGACGGCCGCAGCCATCCCGCCCTCCGCCCCCCAGGAGCGCCCCTTCGACCGCGTACTCCTGAAGTTGTCCGGCGAGGTCTTCGGTGGCGGGCGGCTCGGAGTCGACCCGAACGTCGTGGCGAGCATCGCCAAGCAGCTCGCCGACGTCGTGCGCAGCGGCGTCCAGGTCGCGGTCGTGGTGGGCGGCGGCAACTTCTTCCGCGGCGCCGAGCTTCAGCAGGGCGGCATGGACCGGGTCCGCGCCGACTACATGGGCATGCTGGGCACGGTGATGAACTGCCTCGCGCTCCAGGACTTCCTGGAGAAGGAGCACGTCGACACCCGCGTGCAGACGGCGATCACCATGGGACAGATCGCCGAGCCCTACATCCCGAGGCGGGCGATCCGCCACATGGAGAAGGGCCGGGTCGTCATCTTCGGCGCCGGATCCGGGATGCCGTACTTCTCCACCGACACGGTGGCCGCGCAACGCGCACTCGAGGTCGGTGCCGAGGTGCTGATGAAAGCCACCTCCGTCGACGGGGTCTACGACGCCGACCCCAAGCAGGTGCCCGAAGCGACGAAATTCGAGCAGATCAGCTTCGGCGAGTGCCTGCGCAGGCGGCTGCGGGTCGCGGACGCGACCGCGTTCAGCCTGTGTATGGAGCACCGCTTGCCGATCATCGTCTTCAACCTGCTCGAGGACGGCAACATCGCTCGGGTCGTCCGGGGTGAGAGGATCGGAACACTCGTCTCGGCCGACTCCTGACGGAGCAGTTCGGGTCGCAGTGAGCGAAGTGGTCGGCCTCGCGGCGCGTGCGCGGTTCCGGCCACGAAGCGAACGACGTGCCGAACGCGCCACCCGCAGAAAGCACTCGTGAAGGCCAAACCCCAGCCGGAGCGCCCCCGGGGCCGCAGGCCGGGCAACCGAGGACGAAGGAGACCGCGACCGTGACCATCGACCAGACTCTCCGCGACGCGGAACAGAAGATGGGCAAGGCCGTTGACTTTGCCAAAGACGAGTTCGCCGCGATTCGGACCGGCCGTGCGCATCCGGCCATGTTCGCGAAGATCCAGGCGGAGTACTACGGCACGCCCACGCCGATCCAGCAGCTTGCCTCCTTCCAGATTCCGGAGGCCCGGCTTGTTGTGATCTCTCCGTACGACAAGAACTCCATGGCGGCGATCGAGAAGTCGATCCGCGACTCCGACCTCGGCGTCAACCCCGCCAACGACGGCAGTGTGATCCGGATCGCGCTGCCTGAGCTGACCCAGGAGCGCCGCAAGGAGTACGTCAAGCTCGCCAGGCAGAAGGCGGAGGAGGCGCGGGTCTCGGTCCGCGGCGTCCGCCGGCACGCGAAGGAGGCGCTGGACCGCCTGTCCCGCGACGGCGAGGCCGGCGAGGACGACGTGGCTCGCGCGGAGAAGCACCTCGACTCGCTGACGCGCAAGTACGTCGAGCAGGTCGACGGTGTTCTCAAGCACAAGGAAGAAGAGATCCTCGAGGTCTAGTCGTGGCTCCACATCCGCAAGACCTGCGAGGAAGCTGCCGGTGCAGGACATCGTGACCCATCCCTCCTCCGGCGGCGACGCGTCCCACACCGACCCCGGGCCGGACGCCGTTCCGGCGCGTCCGCGGCCCCGTCCGGGCCGCAACCTGGTGGCCGCGATCGGTGTCGGTTTGCTGCTGGGCGTCGTGGTGCTCGCCTCCCTGTTCATCGTCAAGGCCGTGTTCGTCGGCTTCGTGGTGGTCGCCGTCTGCGTCGCCGTCATCGAGCTTTCCCGTGCTCTCCAGCCCGCCGGTGTGCGCCTTCCCTTGGTGCCGCTCCTGGCGGGGGTGGTCGGGATGCTGGTCGGTGCCTACGTCGGGCAGACCCCGGCGCTCGCCGGCGCGTTCGGGCTGACGGCGCTCGCCCTCTGTATGGGCCGGTTGACCGGGGGACGTGACGGCTTCGTTCGCGACGTCACCGCCGGTGTCTTCGTGGCGATGTACGTTCCGTTCCTCGCCGGCTTCGCGATGCTGATGCTCCGGCCCGAGGACGGTCCGCTCCGGGTCGTCGTCTTCGTCGCCGTCACCGTCGCCAGCGACGTCGGCGGCTACACCGCGGGCGTACTCTTCGGCCGCCATCCGCTGGCGCCCTCGATCAGTCCGGCGAAGACCTACGAGGGGCTGGCCGGTTCGGCCGTCTTCTGCCTGGCCATCGGCGTCGCCGGCGTGATGGTCCTGCTGGAGGGA from Actinopolymorpha sp. NPDC004070 encodes the following:
- a CDS encoding aminotransferase class V-fold PLP-dependent enzyme; protein product: MTWDVTAMTGEAPTAKSDPAGSPDWGDTRAAWDLDPEVAHLNHGSFGAVPRTVRAAQARWRDLSDANPMNYYREIRIPAVQAARVRAAAFLGAAPDSLGLVGNATAGVSTVLASFPLGPDDEVILTDHSYGAVTLAAHRWARSAGARVVTAPVDLLASDEEVTSAVLAAFTSRTRLLIIDHITSQTARLFPVAALAAAATERGVATLVDGAHVPGMLPVQVERLGADFWVGNFHKWAFAPRGVAGLWIAQPWRDRIRPLVASWSEEHEFPAAFDQQGTADDSAWLAVPDALDFFTAWQPQRLRDHNNALAAYGQQVVGAALGVAPEAGGGAPELSMRIIPLPAGVATDQEGAHALSGRIAKDLRIEVAVTCWRERGFVRVSAQAYNAAEEYERLATGLAHLLG
- a CDS encoding M23 family metallopeptidase, producing the protein MTPSHLFSARPAVPRRTALLITAGLALVVLLADAAAASAVAFATSSTHASAAASAAAPSRWVWPLSPRPEIVRRFDPPDAPWGRGHRGVDLLGSDGQPVRAAGAGVVTYAGLLAGRGMVTVRHGDLRTTYQPVTPEVSVGAHVDAGTEVGLLRTAGGHCAPRTCLHWGLLRGDDYLDPLSLLGTGPPRLLPLDGHRSTEAVAPALRPHRAGRGDRRDLGPASAAPTTTATLVAGPSGPSASSSSSGPAAASLLTNVRWTPFTLPPPSAIRPAANSPSVPSPPDEPARRGESAPGTGATRPKYVRGAEFSPAAIPMALSSLATPSPRADDTAGQDRRLGASRTGMPTLLTTVMAPAAGALAGAVAAGLLVRRSGAPMVRPPLPPRPPSAPPAPAFGSALGPAPSRRRRPAPVVDLASMRRRSGRAA
- the rpsB gene encoding 30S ribosomal protein S2, encoding MAVVTMRQLLESGVHFGHQTRRWNPKMKRYIFTERNGIYIIDLQQSLSYIDRAYQYVKDTVEHGGSILFVGTKKQAQEAIAEQATRVGMPYVNQRWLGGMLTNFQTVYKRLQRLKELEELDFDDVAGSGMTKKELLQLRRERDKLDRTLGGIRRMQRLPSAVWIVDTKKEHLAVDEAKKLGIPVIAILDTNCDPDEVDFPIPGNDDAIRSVSLLTRIISDAVADGLMARAGGGEETQVGAELGAEEPLPEWERELLARSEAEAAAGGEGEKAVNGGQAAASTESATPEAATPEAASTEAASTEQAAPAQATATADAPAGESDGNA
- the tsf gene encoding translation elongation factor Ts, translated to MSTITAADVKRLREATGAGMMDCKNALQEADGDFERAVEVLRVKGAAKAAKRGAERTAANGIVVAKDGALVELNCETDFVAKNEQFQALGAELAAAAAGSKADSAPALAAATLPDGKTANEAVDALAAVIGEKLAIGRVAVFDGPTAVYLHRRATDLPPQVGVLLEYEGADEEAAKSAAMQVAAMRPQYAIRDDVPAEVVESERRIAEETARSEGKPEQALPRIVEGRVNGFFKDAVLVEQPSVHDQHKTVGQLLSDAGVTVKRFVRFEVGQS
- the pyrH gene encoding UMP kinase, which codes for MTAAAIPPSAPQERPFDRVLLKLSGEVFGGGRLGVDPNVVASIAKQLADVVRSGVQVAVVVGGGNFFRGAELQQGGMDRVRADYMGMLGTVMNCLALQDFLEKEHVDTRVQTAITMGQIAEPYIPRRAIRHMEKGRVVIFGAGSGMPYFSTDTVAAQRALEVGAEVLMKATSVDGVYDADPKQVPEATKFEQISFGECLRRRLRVADATAFSLCMEHRLPIIVFNLLEDGNIARVVRGERIGTLVSADS
- the frr gene encoding ribosome recycling factor: MDQTLRDAEQKMGKAVDFAKDEFAAIRTGRAHPAMFAKIQAEYYGTPTPIQQLASFQIPEARLVVISPYDKNSMAAIEKSIRDSDLGVNPANDGSVIRIALPELTQERRKEYVKLARQKAEEARVSVRGVRRHAKEALDRLSRDGEAGEDDVARAEKHLDSLTRKYVEQVDGVLKHKEEEILEV
- a CDS encoding phosphatidate cytidylyltransferase is translated as MQDIVTHPSSGGDASHTDPGPDAVPARPRPRPGRNLVAAIGVGLLLGVVVLASLFIVKAVFVGFVVVAVCVAVIELSRALQPAGVRLPLVPLLAGVVGMLVGAYVGQTPALAGAFGLTALALCMGRLTGGRDGFVRDVTAGVFVAMYVPFLAGFAMLMLRPEDGPLRVVVFVAVTVASDVGGYTAGVLFGRHPLAPSISPAKTYEGLAGSAVFCLAIGVAGVMVLLEGSWWAGLILGAAATVTATLGDLVESMLKRDVGIKDMGSLLPGHGGVMDRLDSLLPTALVSWLVLSLLVPVVS